From a region of the Paenibacillus sp. FSL R10-2734 genome:
- the fabF gene encoding beta-ketoacyl-ACP synthase II produces the protein MSHRVVVTGMGVVTSLGKDLETFWDNLMSGKSGVSMVEAFDVSEYTTQIASSVKDFDPEALFGRKEARKMDRFVQFAVAAGEDALRDSGLKIGEDIDAERIGVSVGSGIGGLGTWEDNHNLLLEKGPKRVSPFFIPMMIANMGSGQLSINLGAKGPNTTTVTACATGSHSIGESFRLIQRGDADAMICGGSEATIRPTGMAGFCAMRAMSTRNDEPEKASRPFDVDRDGFVMGEGAGILILESLEHAEKRGAKIYAEVIGYGLSADAHHMTEPDPDGAARCMKMAIRDAGISPEDIDYINAHGTSTPVGDRSETAAVKKALGEHAYKVAISSTKSMTGHLLGAAGGVEAIICGLSLQKGMIAPTINLDNQDPECDLDYVPNVPRKADLDIVMSNSFGFGGHNATVILKKYNQ, from the coding sequence GCCTTTGATGTCAGTGAATATACTACGCAAATTGCTTCGTCAGTTAAAGATTTTGATCCAGAGGCGCTTTTTGGCCGCAAGGAAGCCCGCAAGATGGACCGTTTTGTACAATTTGCAGTGGCTGCCGGTGAAGACGCGTTGAGAGACAGCGGACTTAAGATCGGTGAAGATATCGATGCTGAACGGATCGGTGTATCTGTTGGTTCGGGTATCGGAGGTCTTGGTACTTGGGAAGACAATCATAATCTGTTGCTTGAAAAAGGGCCAAAGCGGGTTAGCCCATTCTTTATCCCGATGATGATCGCCAACATGGGTTCTGGGCAACTGTCCATTAACCTCGGTGCTAAGGGTCCAAATACGACGACAGTTACAGCTTGTGCTACAGGAAGCCATTCCATTGGGGAATCCTTCCGCTTGATTCAACGTGGAGACGCGGATGCAATGATCTGCGGAGGTTCAGAAGCGACCATTCGTCCAACGGGTATGGCGGGCTTTTGTGCAATGAGAGCAATGTCCACTCGTAATGATGAGCCTGAGAAGGCTAGTCGTCCGTTTGATGTGGATCGTGACGGTTTTGTTATGGGAGAGGGCGCTGGAATTCTTATTCTTGAATCACTCGAACATGCAGAGAAACGTGGCGCGAAGATTTACGCAGAGGTTATCGGCTATGGACTGAGCGCTGATGCTCATCATATGACAGAGCCTGATCCAGATGGTGCAGCTCGCTGCATGAAGATGGCCATCCGTGATGCTGGTATCTCTCCTGAAGATATTGATTACATCAATGCACATGGTACTTCAACGCCTGTAGGAGATAGATCAGAAACGGCTGCTGTTAAGAAAGCATTGGGCGAACACGCCTATAAAGTAGCTATTAGCTCAACGAAATCCATGACAGGTCATCTTCTAGGTGCTGCTGGTGGAGTAGAGGCTATTATCTGCGGACTCTCTTTGCAAAAAGGGATGATTGCACCAACGATTAATTTGGACAACCAGGACCCAGAATGCGATTTGGATTATGTACCAAATGTGCCACGTAAGGCAGATCTGGATATTGTAATGTCGAATTCATTTGGATTCGGGGGACATAACGCAACCGTTATTCTAAAAAAATATAATCAGTAA